A section of the Solitalea canadensis DSM 3403 genome encodes:
- a CDS encoding chromophore lyase CpcT/CpeT, whose amino-acid sequence MKKLIVVVLLIMSVNASYAQKLSKELKQLKENLSGRFTNEDQARFNPSYKPQSFIMKQILLENPDGLWMYGELASVDSVKFPKKQFIWHFQQVDQNRFAAQIFQLNDPKSFVNDWQKKIPLQGITEAMMVKELCPLYLVRKTMIEFTGATREKFCRPVKDGKIAYKTIELYSSESTLMYWERGYNASDKLVDGPEQAGDIFRKIEQFK is encoded by the coding sequence ATGAAGAAATTAATTGTAGTTGTTTTGTTAATAATGAGTGTAAATGCTAGTTACGCTCAAAAATTAAGCAAAGAGCTGAAACAGTTAAAAGAAAATTTAAGTGGCCGCTTTACAAATGAAGACCAGGCGCGATTTAATCCTTCCTATAAACCTCAAAGTTTTATTATGAAACAAATTTTGCTGGAAAATCCTGATGGTTTATGGATGTATGGAGAGCTGGCTTCAGTAGATTCGGTAAAGTTTCCTAAAAAACAATTTATCTGGCACTTTCAGCAAGTTGATCAAAACCGTTTTGCTGCCCAAATTTTTCAGCTTAACGACCCCAAATCGTTTGTAAACGATTGGCAAAAGAAAATACCCTTACAAGGGATTACTGAGGCAATGATGGTTAAGGAACTCTGCCCGCTTTACCTGGTAAGAAAAACGATGATTGAGTTTACGGGTGCTACAAGAGAGAAATTTTGTCGGCCAGTAAAAGATGGAAAAATTGCCTATAAAACAATAGAGTTGTATAGCAGTGAAAGTACATTAATGTATTGGGAGCGAGGTTACAATGCAAGCGACAAACTAGTTGATGGACCCGAGCAGGCCGGAGATATATTCAGGAAAATAGAACAGTTTAAATAA
- a CDS encoding histidine phosphatase family protein, giving the protein MKNFALSLLLVLLVMVGCKKSNPEPDSGDSRITSQEYIDGLLFVNKNNYQISTREAATFSSTDPKIQITSAGLVKRLVSGEVVPITITWANDPGNKTTIYALGATDTEHDEPYASFHGRLATDPYASYLLGWKTLQNLPFAGETYALILRHADADNGKDFTMTTGPANWWKSCDPKIARQLNTQGEERSAELGRIFKDLQYPFTRVISSEFCRAIKTAQLIDAGPTILIDGSINHMSYNLTGDIFPNIIRILKDQPVDNKMTLIVTHHPGNESSNRVASFPAISPFNWTGGYFVRITPTKTITYEGAVSWGMFKYWRDKKMNLL; this is encoded by the coding sequence ATGAAGAATTTCGCTCTATCTCTATTGTTGGTGCTACTTGTTATGGTTGGATGTAAAAAAAGTAATCCGGAGCCAGATTCCGGAGACTCACGAATTACGTCCCAAGAGTATATCGACGGTCTGTTATTTGTAAATAAAAACAATTATCAGATCTCAACCAGGGAAGCAGCAACATTTTCATCTACCGATCCAAAAATTCAAATTACCTCTGCAGGTTTAGTGAAAAGACTTGTTTCAGGTGAAGTGGTTCCAATTACTATAACCTGGGCCAATGACCCGGGTAATAAGACCACAATATACGCACTGGGGGCTACCGATACTGAGCATGATGAACCTTATGCTTCCTTTCATGGTCGATTAGCCACCGATCCGTATGCATCTTATCTATTAGGATGGAAAACACTTCAAAACCTTCCTTTTGCAGGAGAAACATATGCGTTGATCTTACGCCATGCAGATGCTGACAATGGAAAAGACTTCACAATGACTACAGGACCAGCAAACTGGTGGAAGTCTTGTGACCCCAAAATTGCCAGACAACTAAATACACAGGGAGAAGAAAGGTCTGCTGAATTAGGCAGGATATTTAAAGATCTTCAGTATCCCTTTACCAGAGTGATCAGTAGTGAATTTTGCCGTGCAATAAAAACTGCACAATTGATAGATGCGGGACCAACCATTTTAATTGATGGAAGCATTAATCACATGAGTTATAACCTCACAGGAGATATTTTCCCTAACATTATTAGAATTCTAAAGGACCAACCTGTTGATAACAAAATGACATTAATTGTAACGCATCACCCAGGAAATGAGTCGAGCAACCGAGTAGCATCCTTCCCTGCTATTTCACCATTCAACTGGACAGGCGGATACTTTGTTCGAATCACTCCGACAAAAACGATAACCTATGAAGGCGCCGTGTCTTGGGGAATGTTTAAATATTGGCGGGATAAGAAAATGAATTTATTATAG
- a CDS encoding helix-turn-helix domain-containing protein, producing MVKLFPKAIIVSLSWFFDQKIRNSKINQFIASMNETGYLIRKYRDEKRYSQEFIANSLEMGQSAFQKLESGETTLSFERLIKISILLEEPIDSFISSDSPYFDKFQRRERPIAKYFFEKEIEVRDKLINVLEKQIESLENSLIEKRRKLQDLYSKLATNER from the coding sequence GTGGTAAAATTATTCCCAAAAGCAATAATTGTATCCCTTTCTTGGTTTTTTGATCAAAAAATACGAAATAGCAAGATCAACCAATTTATTGCCTCTATGAATGAAACCGGTTACTTGATTAGAAAATATCGGGACGAAAAACGATACTCGCAGGAGTTTATAGCTAACAGCTTAGAGATGGGACAGAGTGCTTTTCAAAAATTAGAAAGTGGTGAAACAACCCTTTCTTTCGAGCGCCTCATCAAAATTTCAATTCTTTTAGAAGAACCAATTGATAGTTTTATTTCCTCAGATAGCCCCTATTTTGATAAATTTCAAAGAAGGGAGCGCCCCATAGCTAAGTATTTTTTTGAAAAAGAGATTGAGGTAAGAGATAAACTTATAAACGTACTGGAAAAACAAATTGAAAGCTTAGAAAACAGTCTTATTGAAAAAAGGAGAAAATTACAAGATTTATACTCCAAATTAGCCACAAATGAACGCTAA
- a CDS encoding class I SAM-dependent methyltransferase — protein MKDNFSKQSDLYAQFRPTYPPELYDFLLPLVPDVNTAWDCGTGNGQVAAELAGYFEKVYATDISISQLNNAVQKTNIFYSIAPAEHTSFTAQSFDLITVAQAIHWFDFNEFYKEVRRTLKPNGIIAVIGYGLLEINPKLDELINYFYTDIVGKYWDKERKYIDDNYQTIPFPFNEIPAPKLSVSYKWNVDQLIGYLNTWSAVQHYKDKNNENPVGLIIDELINRCGSDIFEVKFPTLLRVGKV, from the coding sequence ATGAAAGACAACTTCTCTAAGCAATCCGATCTATATGCACAGTTCCGGCCAACTTATCCACCAGAATTATATGATTTTCTGTTACCTCTGGTACCGGATGTAAATACTGCATGGGATTGCGGCACGGGAAACGGACAAGTAGCAGCTGAGCTAGCCGGTTATTTTGAAAAAGTATATGCTACCGATATTAGTATAAGCCAACTTAACAATGCGGTTCAGAAAACTAATATTTTTTATTCAATCGCACCCGCAGAACACACTTCATTTACGGCTCAGTCATTTGATCTTATAACCGTTGCACAGGCTATTCATTGGTTTGATTTTAATGAATTTTACAAAGAAGTTCGAAGGACTTTAAAACCCAATGGTATAATCGCTGTGATTGGTTATGGACTTCTTGAAATTAACCCGAAGTTGGATGAATTAATTAATTATTTCTATACCGATATTGTAGGGAAATATTGGGACAAAGAACGGAAATATATCGACGATAATTACCAAACCATTCCATTCCCTTTTAACGAAATACCTGCGCCCAAACTTTCCGTTTCTTATAAATGGAACGTGGATCAACTAATTGGCTACCTTAACACTTGGTCGGCAGTTCAGCACTATAAGGACAAAAACAACGAAAACCCTGTTGGTTTAATAATTGATGAATTAATAAATAGGTGTGGGTCTGACATTTTTGAAGTAAAGTTTCCAACATTACTGAGAGTCGGCAAAGTTTAA
- a CDS encoding pyridoxine 5'-phosphate synthase: MSKLSVNINKVATIRNARGGNNPDIIKVALDCERFGAEGITVHPRPDERHIRYQDVIDLKPLLTTEFNIEGRPDERFMDLVLKTKPAQVTLVPDAPDAITSNAGWDTIRHRAYLKDIIAEFKSNGIRTSIFVDPLIDMVDGAAETGTDRIELYTEAYATGYHNNKESVIAPYLEAAKLAAELGLGVNAGHDLDLHNLKYLKDNMPELLEVSIGHALICDALYLGLENTIQQYLRQLR, from the coding sequence ATGTCAAAACTTAGTGTAAATATTAATAAAGTAGCCACAATACGTAATGCACGAGGTGGAAACAATCCGGATATTATTAAAGTTGCGCTTGATTGCGAGCGTTTTGGTGCCGAAGGAATTACGGTTCACCCTCGTCCGGATGAACGTCATATTCGTTACCAGGATGTTATCGATCTGAAACCCTTGTTAACAACAGAGTTTAATATAGAAGGACGTCCGGATGAACGTTTTATGGACCTGGTTTTAAAAACCAAGCCGGCACAGGTTACATTGGTGCCTGATGCTCCGGATGCTATCACCTCTAATGCAGGCTGGGATACTATTCGTCATCGTGCTTACCTGAAAGATATTATTGCTGAGTTTAAATCTAATGGCATCAGAACATCCATATTTGTTGATCCATTGATTGATATGGTGGATGGAGCGGCAGAAACTGGGACTGATCGTATTGAATTATATACCGAAGCTTATGCAACAGGTTATCATAATAATAAGGAATCGGTTATCGCTCCCTACCTTGAAGCCGCAAAATTAGCAGCTGAGCTTGGGTTAGGAGTTAACGCCGGACATGATCTGGATCTTCACAATTTGAAATACCTTAAGGATAATATGCCTGAGTTGCTTGAGGTTTCAATTGGACATGCCTTAATCTGTGATGCTTTATATCTTGGATTAGAAAATACCATTCAACAATATTTGCGACAATTACGCTAA
- a CDS encoding methylglyoxal synthase, giving the protein MEIAIIAHDGKKDEMVVFLSQNLELFKQDHIKLIATGTTGKKAEDLGLKVTRMLSGPLGGDAQIAARVAEGKTQMVFFFRDPLNAHPHEPDIMMLMRQCDVHNVPLASNPATAELLIKSIM; this is encoded by the coding sequence ATGGAAATAGCAATAATAGCACATGACGGCAAAAAAGACGAAATGGTTGTTTTTTTAAGCCAAAACCTTGAATTATTTAAGCAAGATCATATTAAACTAATTGCTACCGGCACAACCGGTAAAAAGGCAGAAGATTTGGGATTGAAAGTTACTCGCATGCTTTCCGGACCACTAGGTGGTGATGCTCAGATTGCGGCAAGAGTGGCAGAAGGCAAAACACAAATGGTTTTCTTTTTCCGTGATCCACTTAATGCTCATCCTCATGAACCTGATATTATGATGCTAATGCGCCAATGTGACGTTCATAATGTACCACTGGCCAGCAATCCGGCCACTGCAGAATTATTGATCAAGTCAATAATGTAG
- a CDS encoding helix-turn-helix domain-containing protein: protein MILNEETIRLILGLKIRSSRADKGISLTELAQQTGVSVSYLNEIEKGKKHPKPSKIALIADALDVPYDQLVSLELDKKLLTVARLLSSEVMKELPLEHFGIDTATLVDVFSTAPAKFGAFVNTLIEIARSRDISVEQFYFDALRSYQEMRENYFGDLEQLALQFIEDKNLNVSIDAILKQLELILKEEYSITVSYTLQNRPNLVQLRSLFNQQKSKLLVNKDLTPEQKAFVLAKEIGFQLMKVEARPHTSVWVKAESFDAVLNNFRASYFAGAVLISCDQLVEDMEGFFAMNKWSPEKIHEIISHYPASPEVFMYRLTSILPKFFGLNQLFFLKFDHDELLNEVHLSKELHLSGLHNPHASFMNEHYCNRWISIWLLNDLVEAPSEKFISGIQRSSYVDSTNEYLLLTIARRSEPAKGRNSSLSLGLLINPLLIQKVKFLNDEAIKRKLVNITCERCRLEDCKERGAEPKVYIKQQQQQQLIKAIDEYLTE from the coding sequence TTGATACTCAACGAAGAGACCATACGATTAATTCTGGGGCTGAAAATCAGAAGCTCCCGCGCTGATAAAGGAATTTCTTTAACAGAGCTTGCTCAACAAACAGGTGTTTCTGTTTCCTACCTGAATGAAATTGAAAAGGGGAAAAAGCATCCTAAGCCAAGCAAAATTGCGCTAATTGCAGATGCTCTTGATGTTCCTTATGATCAACTGGTATCACTGGAATTGGATAAAAAGTTGCTTACTGTTGCGCGTTTATTGAGCTCAGAGGTAATGAAAGAGCTGCCTTTAGAACATTTTGGGATTGATACAGCAACCTTGGTAGATGTATTTTCTACAGCACCTGCAAAGTTTGGGGCATTTGTGAATACACTTATTGAAATAGCAAGAAGTCGTGATATCAGTGTAGAACAATTTTATTTCGACGCACTTCGATCTTATCAGGAAATGCGTGAGAACTACTTCGGTGATCTAGAGCAATTGGCTTTGCAATTTATTGAAGATAAAAATCTGAATGTATCAATCGATGCTATTTTGAAGCAGCTGGAATTGATTCTTAAAGAAGAGTATTCAATAACGGTTTCTTATACCTTACAAAATCGTCCGAATCTGGTACAGTTGCGTTCTTTGTTTAATCAACAGAAGTCAAAACTTTTAGTCAATAAGGACTTAACACCTGAACAGAAAGCTTTTGTTTTGGCAAAGGAAATTGGTTTTCAATTGATGAAGGTAGAGGCTCGTCCACATACCTCAGTTTGGGTAAAAGCAGAGTCTTTTGATGCTGTGCTCAATAATTTTAGAGCTTCTTATTTTGCAGGTGCTGTGCTGATATCCTGCGATCAACTGGTTGAAGATATGGAAGGTTTCTTTGCGATGAATAAATGGTCTCCTGAAAAAATACATGAGATTATCAGTCATTACCCAGCCAGTCCGGAAGTTTTTATGTATCGATTAACAAGCATTCTTCCTAAATTCTTCGGACTAAACCAACTTTTCTTTCTTAAATTTGACCACGACGAACTCCTGAATGAGGTTCATTTGTCAAAGGAATTGCATCTTTCCGGATTACATAATCCACATGCCAGTTTTATGAATGAGCATTATTGCAACAGATGGATATCTATTTGGCTGTTAAATGATCTGGTTGAAGCTCCTTCTGAAAAATTTATTTCGGGTATTCAGCGTTCTTCGTATGTAGATTCTACTAATGAATATCTTCTACTAACCATTGCAAGGAGATCGGAACCGGCAAAGGGAAGAAATAGTTCATTAAGCTTGGGGTTATTGATCAATCCATTGTTGATTCAAAAAGTTAAGTTTTTAAACGATGAGGCGATCAAACGTAAATTAGTTAATATTACTTGTGAGCGTTGCAGACTAGAGGATTGTAAAGAACGGGGGGCGGAACCTAAGGTTTATATTAAACAGCAACAGCAGCAACAGCTGATAAAAGCAATTGACGAATACTTAACAGAATAA
- the gcvP gene encoding aminomethyl-transferring glycine dehydrogenase → MKLDISYKEAFESRHIAPNTADVEKMLKVIGAASLDQLINETVPEKIRLKKPLNLPTAKTEFEYLASLKQTASKNKVFKSYIGRGYYDNFTPNVILRNILENPGWYTQYTPYQAEIAQGRLQALLNYQTMIIDLTGMEIANASLLDEGTAAAEAMFMQYSLRKNAGANVFFVSEEVLPQTIDILMTRSKPLGIELLIGNHQTVELTENMFGAIVQYPAANGEVYDYTEFANKCHAKNIKITVAADILSLALLTPPSEFGADIVVGSAQRFGVPMGYGGPHAAYFATKEEYKRSMPGRIIGVTIDAQGNQALRMALQTREQHIRRDKATSNICTAQALLAIMASMYGVYHGQAGVKKIANRTHGMAVLLKDALTSLGYSVLNKAFFDTITVDAGNNVGSINKEAVDAEANFYYNGSKVGIAVDETTSIEDIKNIVKVFAKVVGKNLNDLDVDGLAAKLNSPIAENLQRKSEFFTHPVFNTHHSEHEMLRYIKSLENKDLSLNHSMISLGSCTMKLNATAEMIPVTWAEFGKLHPFAPIDQVGGYAQMISELEKWLCEITGFAGASLQPNSGAQGEYAGLMVIRAYHESRGDNHRNVILIPSSAHGTNPASAAIAGFKIVITKCDDNGNIDVEDLRAKAIEHKNDLAGLMVTYPSTHGVFEEAIIEICQIIHDNGGQVYMDGANMNAQVGLTSPANIGADVCHLNLHKTFCIPHGGGGPGMGPICVAKHLAPFLPGHAVVKTGGENAIHAVSAAPWGSASILVISHAYIAMMGGEGLTNATKHAILNANYIKSRLENEYKVLYAGANGRCAHEMILDCRSFKNFGVEVTDIAKRLMDYGFHAPTVSFPVAGTLMIEPTESEPKIELDRFCDAMIAIRHEINEVEEGKADKNDNVLKNAPHTAAVITSNEWEHTYSRQKAAFPLHWVKDNKFWPSVARVNDTYGDRTLVCSCPPIESYMEEAVEAN, encoded by the coding sequence ATGAAGTTAGATATCAGTTACAAAGAGGCTTTTGAGAGCCGTCACATTGCACCAAACACTGCTGACGTTGAAAAGATGTTAAAAGTGATTGGAGCCGCTTCCTTAGATCAGTTGATCAACGAAACAGTTCCTGAGAAAATCAGACTGAAAAAACCTTTGAATTTACCCACTGCTAAAACTGAGTTTGAATACCTTGCCAGCTTAAAGCAAACTGCTTCTAAGAACAAAGTTTTCAAATCATACATTGGCCGTGGTTATTATGATAACTTCACTCCGAATGTAATTCTGCGTAACATCCTTGAGAACCCGGGATGGTACACTCAATATACTCCTTATCAGGCTGAGATCGCTCAGGGTCGTTTACAAGCATTGTTAAACTACCAAACAATGATCATCGATCTTACTGGAATGGAAATCGCAAACGCTTCATTATTAGATGAAGGTACTGCAGCTGCTGAAGCAATGTTCATGCAATATTCATTGCGTAAAAATGCCGGTGCTAACGTATTCTTTGTTTCAGAAGAAGTATTGCCTCAAACAATTGATATTTTAATGACTCGCTCTAAGCCTTTGGGTATCGAGTTGTTAATTGGTAACCACCAAACTGTTGAATTAACAGAAAATATGTTTGGTGCAATCGTTCAGTATCCTGCAGCAAATGGTGAAGTTTATGACTATACTGAGTTTGCTAACAAATGCCATGCGAAAAACATTAAAATCACTGTAGCTGCTGATATCTTAAGCTTAGCGTTATTAACTCCTCCATCTGAATTTGGAGCTGATATCGTTGTTGGTTCAGCGCAACGCTTTGGTGTTCCAATGGGTTATGGTGGTCCTCACGCTGCATATTTTGCTACTAAGGAAGAATATAAACGCTCAATGCCGGGCCGTATCATTGGAGTAACTATTGATGCGCAAGGAAATCAAGCGTTACGTATGGCGCTTCAAACCCGTGAACAACACATCCGCAGGGATAAAGCAACTTCAAATATCTGTACTGCTCAAGCTCTGTTAGCTATTATGGCTTCAATGTATGGTGTTTATCACGGACAAGCAGGTGTTAAGAAAATTGCTAATCGTACACACGGAATGGCTGTTCTTTTAAAAGATGCTTTAACTTCATTAGGTTATTCTGTTTTAAACAAAGCATTTTTTGATACCATTACTGTTGATGCCGGAAATAATGTAGGTTCTATCAATAAAGAAGCCGTTGACGCTGAAGCTAACTTCTACTACAATGGTTCAAAGGTTGGTATAGCTGTAGACGAAACTACTTCGATTGAAGACATCAAAAATATCGTTAAAGTATTTGCGAAAGTTGTTGGTAAAAACTTAAATGATCTAGATGTTGACGGCTTAGCTGCAAAGTTAAACTCTCCAATTGCAGAAAATTTACAACGTAAATCGGAATTCTTTACTCACCCGGTATTCAATACTCATCACTCTGAGCACGAAATGCTTCGCTATATTAAGAGCTTGGAGAATAAAGATCTTTCGTTGAATCATTCAATGATTTCCTTGGGTTCATGTACCATGAAATTGAATGCAACTGCTGAAATGATTCCTGTGACTTGGGCGGAGTTTGGTAAGTTACATCCATTTGCTCCAATCGATCAGGTGGGCGGTTATGCGCAAATGATCTCTGAATTAGAGAAATGGTTATGCGAGATTACAGGCTTTGCAGGTGCAAGTTTGCAACCTAACTCTGGTGCACAAGGTGAATATGCAGGATTAATGGTTATTCGTGCTTATCACGAAAGCCGTGGTGATAACCACCGTAATGTAATTCTGATTCCTTCATCAGCGCACGGAACTAACCCTGCTTCTGCGGCTATTGCCGGATTTAAGATTGTAATTACTAAGTGTGATGACAATGGTAATATCGATGTGGAAGATTTACGTGCAAAAGCTATCGAGCATAAAAATGACCTCGCAGGTTTAATGGTTACTTATCCATCTACACACGGTGTATTTGAAGAAGCAATCATTGAAATTTGTCAGATCATTCATGATAACGGCGGACAAGTTTATATGGACGGTGCAAATATGAATGCACAGGTTGGTTTAACCAGTCCAGCTAATATTGGTGCCGACGTTTGTCACCTTAACTTGCATAAAACATTCTGTATTCCTCATGGTGGAGGTGGCCCGGGCATGGGTCCGATCTGTGTCGCAAAACACCTTGCTCCATTCTTGCCGGGTCATGCAGTTGTTAAAACAGGTGGTGAAAATGCAATTCATGCTGTTTCTGCAGCTCCTTGGGGTAGTGCAAGTATTTTAGTTATTTCTCATGCTTACATCGCAATGATGGGCGGCGAAGGTTTAACTAATGCAACCAAACACGCAATTCTGAATGCAAATTATATCAAGTCTCGCCTTGAGAATGAGTATAAAGTATTGTATGCAGGGGCAAACGGACGTTGTGCACACGAAATGATCCTGGATTGCCGCTCATTCAAAAACTTTGGCGTTGAGGTAACCGACATTGCTAAACGTTTAATGGATTACGGTTTCCACGCACCAACAGTTTCTTTCCCAGTTGCGGGTACATTGATGATCGAGCCTACGGAATCTGAGCCTAAAATTGAACTTGACCGTTTCTGTGATGCAATGATTGCTATCCGTCATGAAATTAATGAGGTTGAAGAGGGTAAAGCAGATAAGAACGATAACGTACTTAAAAATGCTCCTCACACAGCAGCGGTTATTACTTCCAATGAATGGGAGCATACTTACAGCCGTCAGAAAGCTGCATTCCCACTACATTGGGTTAAGGATAATAAATTCTGGCCTTCGGTAGCTCGTGTAAATGATACTTATGGAGATAGAACTTTAGTTTGTTCATGTCCTCCGATTGAATCATACATGGAAGAAGCTGTTGAAGCAAACTAA
- a CDS encoding response regulator: MQYKVLLADDHELLLEGISSILKDHKHIKVIATAKNGFEVISGIKAHAPHLVLLDLNMPGYDGIQCLQTIKKDFPSTKVLVLTNYHQPELVSEIKKLGGNGFLSKNSSSSELSLAIEKVLSGEEYFQERNKPETVNESSVFFDDFLKKYQLTKREVGIIQLICQGLSTKQIANHLFLSEFTITTHRRNIFRKLDINNVTALLKFAQSNQLI; the protein is encoded by the coding sequence ATGCAATATAAAGTTCTGTTAGCCGACGATCACGAGCTTCTGTTAGAAGGAATTAGTTCTATTTTAAAAGATCATAAACATATCAAAGTAATCGCCACCGCTAAAAATGGCTTTGAGGTAATTTCAGGTATTAAAGCTCATGCTCCACACCTAGTTTTACTCGACCTAAATATGCCAGGTTATGATGGAATTCAATGCTTGCAAACCATCAAAAAAGATTTCCCCAGCACTAAAGTGTTGGTATTAACTAATTATCATCAGCCCGAACTTGTTTCAGAAATCAAAAAACTAGGAGGGAATGGGTTCCTTTCTAAAAATTCAAGTTCTTCAGAATTATCATTAGCTATTGAAAAAGTGCTTTCTGGTGAGGAGTATTTTCAGGAAAGGAATAAACCCGAAACAGTTAATGAAAGCTCCGTCTTTTTCGATGATTTTCTAAAAAAATATCAGCTTACCAAAAGAGAAGTCGGCATTATACAGCTCATATGCCAAGGATTAAGCACCAAACAAATTGCCAATCATCTTTTTTTAAGTGAATTTACCATCACAACGCATCGCAGGAATATCTTCAGAAAGCTTGATATAAACAATGTAACGGCCTTGCTTAAATTTGCCCAAAGCAATCAATTAATATAA
- the aceB gene encoding malate synthase A gives MEQPTASYMVEFKNDSNQFSEKLLTSEAIEFLTALHNQFEQPRRELLIRRMERQREINAGKNPDFLPETAKIRSDSWKISPVPNDLQNRRVEITGPVDRKMIINALNSSANVFMADFEDATSPTWYNILSGQQNLRDAIRRTIDFETEDGKEYKLNTKTAVLVVRPRGWHLTEAHFQVENRPMSASLFDFGLYFFHNAHELLSRGTAPYFYLPKLENHLEARLWNQVFEFAQEYLEIPKGTIKATVLIETILAAFEMDEILYELRDHIAGLNAGRWDYIFSIIKKFRMQQRFVMPDRALVTMRVPFMRAYTQLLVQTCHKRGAHAIGGMAAFIPNRKDGEVTKIALEKVKDDKDFEAANGFDGTWVAHPDLIEIAKDAFELVLGSKPHQKTVIPEVQIKAEDLLNIQSAGNTITEQGIRLNINVGIRYIAAWLNGLGAAGINNLMEDAATAEISRAQLWQWVRHGSITDQWKLIDRHHVNDLIDEEKEKIKAEVGEEAYHTNHFMLAGCLFHELVFSKQFPEFLTLQAYHYISTPISS, from the coding sequence ATGGAACAACCGACTGCAAGCTACATGGTTGAGTTTAAGAACGACTCGAACCAGTTTTCTGAAAAATTGCTCACTTCTGAGGCAATTGAATTTCTTACGGCCCTTCATAATCAATTCGAACAACCTCGACGCGAATTGCTGATCAGAAGAATGGAACGTCAACGGGAAATAAATGCGGGAAAAAACCCTGACTTTTTACCAGAGACTGCAAAGATAAGATCAGACAGTTGGAAGATATCGCCTGTTCCAAATGATTTACAAAACAGGAGAGTCGAAATTACAGGTCCGGTTGATCGCAAAATGATCATAAATGCACTTAACTCATCAGCAAATGTTTTTATGGCTGATTTTGAAGATGCTACTTCACCTACATGGTACAATATCTTATCCGGACAGCAGAACCTCAGGGATGCTATTAGGAGAACGATTGATTTTGAAACCGAAGATGGCAAAGAATATAAATTAAACACCAAAACAGCCGTATTGGTTGTAAGACCTCGTGGCTGGCATCTCACTGAAGCTCATTTCCAGGTGGAGAATCGACCTATGTCTGCTTCCTTATTTGATTTTGGGCTCTATTTCTTCCACAATGCACACGAGTTATTAAGTCGTGGTACAGCTCCATACTTCTATCTTCCAAAATTAGAGAATCATTTAGAAGCAAGATTATGGAATCAGGTGTTTGAATTTGCACAAGAATATTTAGAAATACCAAAAGGAACCATTAAAGCGACCGTCCTTATCGAAACTATTTTAGCTGCTTTTGAAATGGATGAGATCCTTTATGAGCTACGTGACCATATTGCTGGCCTAAACGCCGGACGATGGGATTACATTTTCAGTATTATCAAAAAATTCAGAATGCAGCAGCGTTTTGTAATGCCCGACAGAGCTTTAGTAACCATGCGAGTTCCGTTTATGAGAGCTTATACACAGCTACTTGTTCAAACTTGTCATAAACGTGGTGCCCATGCAATTGGAGGTATGGCTGCTTTTATTCCAAACAGAAAGGATGGAGAAGTAACCAAAATTGCATTGGAAAAAGTAAAAGATGACAAGGATTTTGAAGCTGCAAACGGATTTGATGGAACATGGGTAGCACACCCCGACCTAATTGAAATTGCAAAAGATGCTTTTGAACTTGTATTAGGCTCCAAACCACACCAAAAAACGGTTATTCCTGAAGTACAAATTAAGGCTGAAGATCTGCTAAATATACAATCAGCAGGAAATACCATAACCGAACAAGGAATACGATTGAATATTAATGTTGGCATCAGGTATATAGCTGCGTGGTTAAACGGTTTAGGTGCTGCTGGTATCAATAATTTAATGGAAGATGCAGCAACCGCCGAAATCTCAAGAGCACAACTTTGGCAATGGGTTCGTCATGGAAGCATCACCGATCAGTGGAAACTCATTGACCGTCACCATGTAAATGATCTTATTGATGAAGAAAAAGAAAAGATCAAAGCAGAAGTCGGAGAAGAAGCTTATCACACCAATCATTTTATGCTGGCAGGTTGTCTCTTTCATGAATTAGTGTTCAGCAAGCAGTTTCCGGAGTTTTTAACACTACAAGCTTATCACTACATATCGACACCTATTAGTTCATAG